Proteins co-encoded in one Pelodiscus sinensis isolate JC-2024 unplaced genomic scaffold, ASM4963464v1 ctg44, whole genome shotgun sequence genomic window:
- the LOC142824862 gene encoding maestro heat-like repeat-containing protein family member 2B isoform X2: MAGYASPSKEKCFLYKALGICLAVCQDPVHIKSQIQKFLKKTDYMEVPDRLGVISILSFSAESHLDLILNTLQEFGAAMNKLTISGFIGCLKDYHHGKRAKTRSTLMLTYSKVAMHAPKEQLLSRVEADITENILHHYRTGCQDMDLKSTLIQNATEISCAVLKTGDSQAFEFSYKLELLDYMMDFIKKEPLDSLVSPVRYEAMFAIGQLW; this comes from the exons ATGGCCGGCTATGCCAGCCCCTCCAAAGAGAAG tGTTTCCTGTATAAGGCACTAGGAATTTGCTTGGCAGTTTGTCAGGACCCGGTCCATATTAAATCACAGATTCAGAAGTTTCTGAAGAAAACAGATTACATGGAAGTCCCTGATAGACTG GGAGTCATTTCCATCCTTTCATTCTCTGCCGAGAGCCACTTGGACCTCATCTTGAACACACTTCAGGAGTTTGGGGCAGCAATGAACAAACTTACGATTTCTGGGTTTATTGGTTGCCTGAAG GACTACCATCATGGGAAAAGAGCCAAGACCCGCAGCACGCTGATGCTGACATACAGCAAAGTGGCTATGCATGCTCCAAAAGAGCAACTTCTGTCTCGGGTGGAGGCAGACATCACAGAGAACATCCTACACCATTATAGAACCGGTTGCCAA GACATGGACCTGAAATCAACCCTCATCCAGAATGCAACAGAGATTAGCTGTGCAGTTTTGAAGACTGGAGACTCCCAGGCATTTGAATTCTCTTACAAACTGGAGCTCCTTGATTACATGATG GACTTCATTAAAAAGGAACCATTGGATTCCCTGGTGTCTCCAGTTCGTTACGAGGCAATGTTTGCGATTGGACAACTGTGGTAG
- the LOC142824843 gene encoding maestro heat-like repeat-containing protein family member 2B, producing MTMYSMSSMRMLVDESRLRQAFCGVLEKWSRAVNVYFSNWEKCPFPRMGKSQFCDQILPLYRHVTSKWTTCEDLELKQAIIKALGPMMSLLLHKEEYQDKVFKQIPWLLKQYKEDVNVFHATKSLRQLLEVSGEYKILLPKRKFQAICSALHNRICSQTQQLIMENHMELFYCILLLARSSPDDLIAFLHSQLKIKKETVRVESLNLLTDIIGADLPETRVRKFRIVKAVKSALSDQSAKVKMAALHFVKKLLSSGSVENCAAGDMVAYVFREFDVSTRNLVRRVLNT from the exons atgaccatgtacagcatgagctccatgcggatgttagtcgacgagagcaggctgaggcaagcattttgtggtg ttctggaaaaatggtcaagggcagtaaatgtatattttagtaactgggaaaagtgccCATTTCCCAgaatgggtaaatctcaattctgtgatcaaattcttcccctctatcgtcatgtgacaagcaaatggaccacatgtgaagatttggag ctcaagcaggccatcatcaaagcccttggtcccatgatgagcctcctcctgcataaagaagagtatcaagataaggtgttcaaacagatcccatggctccttaagcaatataaagaggatgttaatgtttttcatgccaccaag agtctgaggcagctcttggaagtctctggtgaatataagatccttctacctaaaaggaaatttcaagccatctgcagtgctctgcacaaccgg atctgttctcaaactcagcagctcatcatggaaaatcataTGGAGCTGttctattgtatcctactgctag cccgttcttctcctgatgacctcatagcatttctgcactcgcagctgaagattaagaaggagactgttcgtgtggaatccctgaatctgctcacagatattattggtgctgact tgcctgagacaagagttagaaagtttcgcattgtgaaggcagtgaaatctgctctcagtgatcagagtgctaag gtgaagatggcagctctccatttcgtcaagaagctgctcagttcaggaagcgtggagaattgtgcagcaggggatatggttgcATACGTTTTcagagagttcgatgtgtccaccagaaatctggtaaggagagttcttaacacttag
- the LOC142824862 gene encoding maestro heat-like repeat-containing protein family member 2B isoform X1, translating into MTPEYWNGYNREQGREKTLKPQPKILSINQLLFYTQFLRTSLEQINDNAWSSQLSSELSQQMAGYASPSKEKCFLYKALGICLAVCQDPVHIKSQIQKFLKKTDYMEVPDRLGVISILSFSAESHLDLILNTLQEFGAAMNKLTISGFIGCLKDYHHGKRAKTRSTLMLTYSKVAMHAPKEQLLSRVEADITENILHHYRTGCQDMDLKSTLIQNATEISCAVLKTGDSQAFEFSYKLELLDYMMDFIKKEPLDSLVSPVRYEAMFAIGQLW; encoded by the exons ATGACACCTGAATATTGGAATGGTTACAACAGAgaacaaggaagggaaaaaactctCAAGCCCCAACCAAAAATTCTTTCAATAAACCAGCTCTTGTTTTACACACAGTTCCTCAGAACATCTCTGGAGCAGATAAATGACAatgcctggagcagccagctaAGCTCTGAGTTGAGCCAGCAGATGGCCGGCTATGCCAGCCCCTCCAAAGAGAAG tGTTTCCTGTATAAGGCACTAGGAATTTGCTTGGCAGTTTGTCAGGACCCGGTCCATATTAAATCACAGATTCAGAAGTTTCTGAAGAAAACAGATTACATGGAAGTCCCTGATAGACTG GGAGTCATTTCCATCCTTTCATTCTCTGCCGAGAGCCACTTGGACCTCATCTTGAACACACTTCAGGAGTTTGGGGCAGCAATGAACAAACTTACGATTTCTGGGTTTATTGGTTGCCTGAAG GACTACCATCATGGGAAAAGAGCCAAGACCCGCAGCACGCTGATGCTGACATACAGCAAAGTGGCTATGCATGCTCCAAAAGAGCAACTTCTGTCTCGGGTGGAGGCAGACATCACAGAGAACATCCTACACCATTATAGAACCGGTTGCCAA GACATGGACCTGAAATCAACCCTCATCCAGAATGCAACAGAGATTAGCTGTGCAGTTTTGAAGACTGGAGACTCCCAGGCATTTGAATTCTCTTACAAACTGGAGCTCCTTGATTACATGATG GACTTCATTAAAAAGGAACCATTGGATTCCCTGGTGTCTCCAGTTCGTTACGAGGCAATGTTTGCGATTGGACAACTGTGGTAG